In Phocoena phocoena chromosome 8, mPhoPho1.1, whole genome shotgun sequence, the following are encoded in one genomic region:
- the GRK2 gene encoding beta-adrenergic receptor kinase 1, whose translation MADLEAVLADVSYLMAMEKSKATPAARASKKILLPEPSIRSVMQKYLEDRGEVTFEKVFSQKLGYLLFRDFCLKHLEEAKPLVEFYEGIKKYEKLETEEERLACSREIFDTYIMKELLACSHPFSKSAIEHVQGHLVKKQVPPDLFQPYIEEICQNLRGDVFQKFIESDKFTRFCQWKNVELNIHLTMNDFSVHRIIGRGGFGEVYGCRKADTGKMYAMKCLDKKRIKMKQGETLALNERIMLSLVSTGDCPFIVCMSYAFHTPDKLSFILDLMNGGDLHYHLSQHGVFSEADMRFYAAEIILGLEHMHNRFVVYRDLKPANILLDEHGHVRISDLGLACDFSKKKPHASVGTHGYMAPEVLQKGVAYDSSADWFSLGCMLFKLLRGHSPFRQHKTKDKHEIDRMTLTMAVELPDSFSPELRSLLEGLLQRDVNRRLGCLGRGAQEVKESPFFRSLDWQMVFLQKYPPPLMPPRGEVNAADAFDIGSFDEEDTKGIKLLDSDQELYRNFPLTISERWQQEVAETVFDTINAETDRLEARKKTKNKQLGHEEDYALGKDCIMHGYMSKMGNPFLTQWQRRYFYLFPNRLEWRGEGEAPQSLLTMEEIQSVEETQIKERKCLLLKIRGGKQFVLQCDSDPELVQWKKELRDAYREAQQLVQRVPKMKNKPRSPVVELSKVPLVQRGSANGL comes from the exons CATCCGCAGCGTCATGCAGAAGTACCTGGAGGACCGGGGCGAGGTGACCTTCGAGAAGGTCTTCTCCCAGAAGCTGG GGTACCTGCTCTTCCGAGACTTCTGCCTGAAGCACCTGGAGGAGGCCAAGCCCTTGGTGGAGTTCTACGAGGGG ATCAAGAAATACGAGAAgctggagacagaggaggagcGCCTGGCCTGCAGCCGGGAGATCTTTGACACGTACATCATGAAGGAGCTGCTGGCCTGCTCACAC cccTTCTCGAAAAGTGCCATCGAGCACGTCCAGGGCCATCTGGTGAAGAAGCAGGTGCCTCCGGATCTCTTCCAG CCATACATCGAAGAGATCTGTCAGAACCTCCGAGGAGATGTGTTCCAGAAATTCATTGAGAG CGATAAATTCACACGATTTTGCCAGTGGAAGAATGTGGAGCTCAACATCCAT CTGACCATGAACGACTTCAGCGTGCACCGTATCATCGGGCGAGGGGGCTTCGGTGAGGTCTACGGGTGCCGGAAGGCCGACACGGGCAAGAT GTATGCCATGAAGTGTCTGGACAAGAAGCGCATCAAGATGAAGCAAGGGGAGACACTGGCCCTGAACGAGCGCATCATGCTCTCCCTCGTCAGCACCGGG GACTGCCCGTTCATCGTCTGCATGTCGTATGCGTTCCACACGCCAGACAAGCTCAGCTTCATCCTGGATCTCATGAACG GCGGGGACCTGCACTACCACCTGTCCCAGCACGGGGTCTTCTCCGAGGCCGACATGCGCTTCTACGCGGCCGAGATCATCCTGGGCCTGGAGCACATGCACAACCGCTTTGTCGTCTACCGGGACCTGAAG CCGGCCAACATCCTGCTGGACGAGCATGGCCACGTGCGCATCTCAGACCTGGGCCTGGCCTGCGACTTTTCCAAGAAGAAGCCCCATGCCAGCGT GGGCACCCACGGGTACATGGCCCCCGAGGTTCTGCAGAAGGGCGTGGCCTACGACAGCAGCGCCGACTGGTTCTCCCTGGGCTGCATGCTCTTCAAGCTGCTGCGAGG GCATAGCCCTTTCCGGCAGCACAAGACCAAAGACAAGCATGAGATCGACAGAATGACATTGACCATG gctgtggagCTGCCTGACTCCTTCTCCCCTGAGCTCCGCTCCTTGCTGGAGGGCCTGCTACAGAGGGACGTCAACAGGAGGCTAGGCTGCCTGGGCCGAGG GGCCCAGGAAGTGAAGGAGAGCCCCTTCTTCCGTTCCCTGGACTGGCAGATGGTCTTCCTGCAGAAG TACCCTCCCCCGCTAATGCCCCCACGAGGGGAGGTGAATGCGGCAGACGCCTTCGACATTGGCTCCTTTGATGAGGAGGACACAAAGGGAATCAAG TTACTGGACAGCGACCAGGAGCTCTACCGCAACTTCCCCCTCACCATCTCGGAGCGGTGGCAGCAGGAGGTGGCAGAGACTGTCTTCGACACCATCAACGCTGAGACGGACCGGCTGGAGGCCcgcaagaaaaccaaaaacaagcaGCTGGGCCACGAGGAAG ACTACGCCCTGGGCAAGGACTGCATCATGCACGGCTACATGTCCAAGATGGGCAACCCCTTCCTGACCCAGTGGCAGCGGCGGTACTTCTACCTGTTCCCCAACCGGCTCGAGTGGCGGGGCGAGGGCGAGGCCCCG CAGAGCCTGCTGACCATGGAGGAGATCCAGTCGGTGGAGGAGACACAGATCAAGGAGCGAAAGTGCCTCCTTCTCAAGATCCGCGGCGGCAAGCAGTTCGTCCTGCAGTGCGAC AGCGACCCCGAGCTGGTGCAATGGAAGAAGGAGCTGCGTGACGCCTACCGCGAGGCTCAGCAGCTGGTGCAGCGGGTGCCCAAGATGAAGAACAAGCCGCGCTCGCCCGTCGTGGAGCTGAGCAAGGTGCCGCTGGTGCAGCGCGGCAGCGCCAACGGCCTCTGA